Proteins found in one Microbacterium sp. SSM24 genomic segment:
- a CDS encoding PH domain-containing protein: MTNSPEATPDSSPASTATEPAGSTYERLAEPRSDNRLVLEAGVWHQISPKYVRVQFISTGSFLLLIVAATLVLALAFHQVWAWIPGGILTVIMVWTLAILPRQARSIGYQLRDDDLVFRRGILWQRFVAVPYGRMQLVDITHGPLDRGFGIAQLKFVTAAASTGVVIPGLEQQTAETLRDHLVAVAESRRTGL, from the coding sequence ATGACGAACAGCCCGGAGGCGACCCCGGACTCGAGCCCCGCATCCACGGCCACTGAGCCGGCGGGGTCCACGTACGAGCGCCTCGCCGAGCCGCGCTCGGACAACCGCCTCGTGCTCGAGGCGGGCGTGTGGCATCAGATCTCGCCGAAGTATGTGCGGGTGCAATTCATCTCCACGGGATCGTTCCTGCTGCTGATCGTGGCCGCCACGCTCGTCCTGGCGCTCGCGTTCCATCAGGTCTGGGCGTGGATCCCCGGCGGCATCCTCACCGTGATCATGGTCTGGACCCTGGCGATCCTGCCGCGGCAGGCTCGCTCGATCGGGTACCAGCTGCGCGACGACGACCTCGTGTTCCGTCGCGGCATCCTGTGGCAGCGTTTCGTCGCGGTGCCGTACGGGCGCATGCAGCTCGTCGACATCACCCACGGCCCGCTCGACCGCGGTTTCGGGATCGCGCAGCTCAAGTTCGTGACGGCCGCGGCCTCCACCGGCGTCGTCATCCCCGGTCTCGAGCAGCAGACGGCCGAGACTCTGCGCGACCACCTCGTCGCGGTCGCCGAGAGCCGGCGCACGGGCCTATGA
- a CDS encoding PH domain-containing protein, with amino-acid sequence MTDPVPSPDAPPRGLVRSPLSDGVWHRLHPLTPLLRGGLFLIVIVGIVVANLRDRLLVIFLPWLAPDLGGDLDEDLSEWEGSGGDPIDFIIANNLYLVAVLAVLGVLIVLIAVFYMSWRFHTFRITDDDVEVRSGILFRTQRRAPLDRVQGVNLTRPMIARLLGMAKLEVVGAGADANVKLEYLSTSNAEAVRADILRLASGRRLADAAAKAPQSSDPSLRPDGRLAALGHTVGREITGLIEGPEAPVDVPESVVNIPVGRLVASHVVSLSTIALIAAAVAVGIGVSMGVTWLLFAMVPTLIGFGAYWVRSIVRSLRYSIAPTPDGVRITFGLLTTVTEIVPPGRVHAVEVTQPILWRPAGWWMIRINRLTGRSAGDTTTDQFTTVLPVGTAADVERVLRLLQPHVPESEWPLILREGVLGPGEADTFTNTPRRAWWIRPLSYRRNGFRLTPDLLLLRRGLIWRKLALLPLARLQSLGLHQGPLDRMSRVATLRAHVVTGPVYANLSAIDRDSALALFADASAAAVLAASGDRTHRWAEDGSVDGERTSDSRPAEEGADAGPEPEASVPAEAARYPAAPEERG; translated from the coding sequence ATGACCGATCCCGTTCCTTCGCCCGATGCTCCGCCCCGTGGGCTCGTCCGCTCGCCGCTCAGCGACGGAGTCTGGCATCGCCTGCACCCGCTGACGCCGCTGCTGCGCGGCGGACTGTTCCTCATCGTCATCGTCGGCATCGTCGTCGCGAACCTGAGGGACCGGCTGCTCGTGATCTTCCTGCCATGGCTCGCACCCGACCTCGGGGGCGATCTCGACGAGGACCTGTCCGAGTGGGAGGGCTCCGGCGGCGACCCGATCGACTTCATCATCGCGAACAACCTGTACCTCGTCGCGGTGCTCGCGGTGCTCGGTGTGCTCATCGTCCTCATCGCGGTGTTCTACATGTCGTGGCGGTTCCACACGTTCCGGATCACGGATGACGACGTCGAGGTGCGCAGCGGGATCCTGTTCCGCACGCAGCGCCGTGCCCCGCTCGATCGCGTGCAGGGTGTCAACCTCACGCGGCCGATGATCGCGCGCCTGCTCGGCATGGCCAAGCTCGAGGTCGTCGGTGCGGGTGCCGACGCGAACGTGAAGCTCGAGTACCTGTCGACGTCCAACGCCGAGGCGGTGCGTGCCGACATCCTGCGGCTCGCGTCGGGCAGGCGACTGGCGGATGCCGCGGCCAAGGCCCCTCAGAGCAGTGACCCGTCGCTGCGGCCCGACGGCCGCCTGGCGGCGCTCGGTCACACCGTCGGGCGCGAGATCACCGGCCTCATCGAAGGCCCGGAGGCGCCCGTCGACGTGCCGGAGTCCGTCGTCAACATCCCGGTCGGCCGGCTCGTGGCATCCCACGTCGTCAGCCTGTCGACGATCGCGCTCATCGCAGCCGCGGTCGCGGTCGGGATCGGCGTCTCGATGGGCGTGACGTGGCTGCTGTTCGCGATGGTGCCGACCCTCATCGGTTTCGGCGCGTACTGGGTGCGCTCGATCGTGCGGTCGCTGCGGTACTCGATCGCGCCGACACCCGACGGGGTCCGCATCACGTTCGGCCTGCTCACGACCGTGACCGAGATCGTCCCTCCGGGCCGCGTGCACGCCGTCGAGGTGACCCAGCCCATCCTGTGGCGCCCCGCCGGCTGGTGGATGATCCGGATCAACCGCCTCACCGGCCGCAGCGCCGGCGACACCACGACCGATCAGTTCACGACGGTGCTGCCCGTCGGCACCGCGGCCGATGTCGAGCGGGTGCTGCGCCTCCTGCAGCCGCACGTCCCCGAGTCCGAGTGGCCGCTCATCCTCCGTGAGGGCGTACTGGGTCCCGGAGAAGCAGATACCTTCACGAACACTCCACGCAGGGCGTGGTGGATCCGGCCGCTGTCGTACCGCCGCAACGGCTTCCGCCTCACCCCCGATCTGCTGTTGCTGCGGCGCGGTCTCATCTGGCGCAAGCTCGCGCTCCTCCCGCTCGCCCGGCTGCAGAGCCTCGGTCTCCACCAGGGCCCGTTGGACCGGATGTCGCGGGTCGCGACGCTCCGCGCGCACGTCGTCACCGGCCCGGTCTACGCCAACCTCTCCGCGATCGACCGCGACAGCGCGCTCGCGCTCTTCGCCGATGCGTCCGCTGCGGCCGTGCTCGCAGCATCCGGCGACCGCACGCATCGATGGGCCGAGGACGGGTCCGTGGACGGGGAGCGCACTTCGGACTCCCGGCCCGCGGAGGAGGGCGCGGATGCTGGGCCCGAGCCCGAAGCGTCCGTGCCGGCGGAAGCGGCCCGCTACCCCGCTGCACCTGAGGAGCGCGGATGA
- a CDS encoding DUF3180 domain-containing protein: protein MRRTGAGVLVVAAVLGVAAGFLIDQMLTAAGRPTFTPAVTLPILLVLLGGVVVALAVPIRRATRGRGGSPVNPFRAIRVAMLAKASSILGAAFGGLAVGLLVFLATRPVTPSLGSMGTVIATAVCAALLVAAGLVAEHLCTIRKDDDDEQPGGDPGLEPRIHGH from the coding sequence ATGAGGCGCACCGGTGCGGGAGTCCTCGTCGTCGCCGCGGTGCTGGGCGTGGCCGCCGGCTTCCTGATCGACCAGATGCTGACCGCCGCCGGTCGCCCGACCTTCACCCCCGCGGTCACGCTGCCGATCCTCCTCGTGCTCCTCGGCGGGGTGGTCGTCGCGCTGGCCGTGCCGATCCGGCGCGCTACCCGCGGTCGCGGCGGGTCGCCCGTCAACCCGTTCCGCGCGATCAGGGTCGCGATGCTCGCGAAGGCGTCGAGCATCCTGGGCGCCGCGTTCGGCGGTCTCGCGGTCGGGCTGCTCGTCTTCCTCGCGACCCGTCCGGTCACACCCTCGCTAGGCTCGATGGGGACGGTGATCGCGACCGCCGTGTGCGCTGCGCTGCTGGTGGCAGCGGGTCTCGTCGCGGAGCACCTGTGCACGATCCGGAAGGACGACGATGACGAACAGCCCGGAGGCGACCCCGGACTCGAGCCCCGCATCCACGGCCACTGA
- the folK gene encoding 2-amino-4-hydroxy-6-hydroxymethyldihydropteridine diphosphokinase — MNRRLAQGFHGDAEHTHHAPVDAVVALGANLGDRAETMAAAIDDLRRLPLVDEVRASEPVESIAVTLEGPDASAPAYLNAVAIVTTRLAPSVLLGYLHAIEERHGRERRVRWGDRTLDLDLIAYADLTSDAPTLLLPHPRAAERDFVLAPWLSLDPDATLPGVGRVDGALARLKDAG, encoded by the coding sequence ATGAACCGGCGTCTCGCACAGGGCTTCCACGGCGACGCGGAGCACACGCATCACGCTCCGGTCGACGCCGTCGTGGCGCTCGGGGCCAACCTCGGAGACCGCGCCGAGACGATGGCGGCGGCGATCGACGATCTGCGCCGGCTGCCGCTGGTCGACGAGGTGCGGGCGTCGGAGCCGGTCGAGTCGATCGCGGTGACGCTCGAGGGTCCGGATGCTTCCGCCCCGGCCTACCTCAATGCGGTCGCGATCGTCACGACCCGGCTCGCGCCGTCGGTGCTGCTCGGGTACCTCCACGCGATCGAGGAGCGCCACGGTCGCGAACGTCGCGTGCGGTGGGGCGACCGCACGCTCGACCTCGACCTCATCGCGTACGCCGATCTCACGAGTGACGCGCCGACGCTGCTGCTGCCCCACCCGCGTGCCGCCGAGCGCGATTTCGTGCTGGCGCCGTGGCTGTCGCTCGATCCCGATGCGACCCTTCCCGGCGTGGGGCGCGTGGATGGCGCACTCGCCCGGTTGAAGGACGCCGGATGA
- the folB gene encoding dihydroneopterin aldolase translates to MDVADEITLTGLRVFGRHGVYDDERRDGQDFVVDVTLRLDTRRAAASDDVADTVHYGEMAEQIAAIVGGEPVDLLETLAARIADHLLGFELVDGVRVTVHKPQAPIPLSFADVSVTIDRRRGVR, encoded by the coding sequence ATGGACGTCGCCGACGAGATCACCCTGACCGGGTTGCGCGTGTTCGGCCGCCACGGCGTCTACGACGACGAGCGTCGCGACGGGCAGGACTTCGTCGTGGACGTGACGCTCCGCCTCGACACCCGCCGGGCGGCTGCGAGCGACGACGTCGCCGACACGGTCCACTACGGCGAGATGGCCGAGCAGATCGCAGCCATCGTCGGTGGTGAGCCGGTCGATCTGCTCGAGACCCTCGCCGCGCGCATCGCCGATCACCTGCTCGGGTTCGAGCTCGTCGATGGCGTGCGCGTCACGGTGCACAAGCCTCAGGCGCCGATCCCGCTGTCGTTCGCCGATGTGTCCGTGACGATCGACCGCCGGCGAGGTGTCCGATGA